TTGGCTGTCTCCAGAAATGATTTCGCCATTAAAGCGCTGGGCAAGCTGGATGCCAAGAGCTGTTTTCCCTACTGCTGTTGGTCCTGCCACCACAATAATTTTTTTCTTCATAATGTTTTTTGCTTGCTATTCTCTTCTCTTTTTTAGATAATAATACTATTATAACATATTGAAACGTAAGGCTTTTTGTCCTTATTTTCATAGAAATAGGAGAACTCTCATGTCTAAAAAATTTGATTTTGCTAAAGGCTTAGCCACTGGTGTTATCGCTACTGTTGCCACTGTTGCAGGTGCTGCTTTCGCCGTTAAGAAAACGATTATCGAGCCAGAAGAAAAGAAAGAAGCTTTCATCGAAGAAAATCGTAAAAAGGCTGCTCGTCGTCGTGTAGCACGCTAAATGCTTTAAAGCTGAGGAGAAATCCTCAGCTTTTTTGTATTCTGTGACTATTTTTTAAAAAAGAATTTAAGGTATTCAAGAAAGACACCAAGGACTATCACGCTAGCTACCAGGACTTCTCCCCATAAAAGCCACTGCCAAGCTCCAGTAAGTCCTAACACACGCATACCGTTTTTTAGAGCTGTCGCTGAAATAACTAGTGGGAAGGTGAAGGCTGAAAAGACAGGGGAAAATGGTCGTTTTAATAAACGTGGTAAAAACCAAAGGATATAGCTGTAAAAGACTTGGGATAGGATTAAAAGAATGCCCATGATCAAAGGATTCGGATTAGAAAAAGTTACCGCATAAGCCGCTGCGACCAAGGAAAAAGGGGCACAAATGGTTGCTGCGTTGGGCTTAAATGGTGCCTTTAAAGGATTCTTCTTTAGGCGTTTGAAAATGATTGGAAGAACCAAGCAGGTTGCGACAAAACCATAGATGATTGTAATTTTTCCAACGACAAATTGTCCGCTAACCGGTGACGTCAGCCCTGCGATAGCAACCCCAATGTAAAGCACCGTCCAGGAAGGAAAGACGGAATCTAACGAGAAGTTCTTGAGATACTTAAGCGAAAAAATAAGCATATGGCTGACAATGCCAAAGAAACAAAGCAACCAAAGTGGACCGATAAGCGTTGCAATAAAAGGATTTTCTCCAAAAAAATTTTTTAAGTAAACTGTCCCTAAAAAACCAGACATGAAAAAAGTTGTAAAAACCGATGACACCAAGGGATTGCTGATCTGATTTTTCACACTTTGAGGATCAGTCATCATGCTGTAAATGAGATAGAGCAAAGTCACTAGCGCTAAGATGCCACAACTAGCCGTAAAAACCAAGGAAACATCGCTTAACAAATTTCCCAGACCCAGTAATCCTAAAACCAGACCTGCTGTTGCTAAGGGCGCCTTTTCTAGTTTCATAATACTTCCTTTTTGTTAGTTTATTCACTAATTATAACACGATATCCAACAGCAATAAATAGCAAATAACGTAAAGGGAGTGAAATTTCTCAACCTCTTTGTCCTATTTTTCCAAAGTTACCAACTCCATATCATCAACAGTCAATAATATCACCAATGTTTTCTACTTAATGTCATAATCTAGGCTAGTCATCCCCATGTAATTTGCTATCCGGTGTCTCAAGTATGACACTGCCATACTTGAGACGTCGAGTATCTGCTCAACCATACAAGAATAAAGTTTAACAATGCCAGCAGATTATGAAGAAAATTATTTCCTGCCGATTGATTTAACACATCATCAGCCTGAACGTACTTACTTAAACTTAGCGCCAAGGCTGAAACAATTAAAATCACTAAAGTACTACTAACACACGACTTTCAAATCACAAGTATACATCCATTAAGCAATATTGTTCCCTCTAAAAGTAATGTAAGTAGTTTCAGTCCGCCTAGTCTTGACTCTTGATAAGAAACATTTTAAATCAAAGATGAAGTCGCCAACATTTCCTTTTTCATATTAAAAAGATAACATTAAAACAGTTTTAAAAGTATATTGAATAATGATTTAATCAATCCATTTAGGATTGATCTATCAGAAAAATACTAAATCATAAGCAGTCATTCTATTATTACAAAATAAATACTTTAGAGTTTCCCAGAAATTAACTTTTCTATCTTCTCAAATTTTTATGTCCCAAGTAAAACAATAAAATATAAAAAGAGACTGGACATGCCAGTCTCTAAATATCTTAGATTAAGCCTTTACATATTCTGGTAAGCTTTCCCCGATTGCTTCTAAACGAGCTTGCCACTCATCACGTGTCAAACCGTTTTCTTGAACATAGCGATTACGCTCATGCGCACGACATTCTGCTGAGCAACCACGAACATATTTCGCTTCGTTCTCTTCAGAAGCAAAAATTTGTTTGTTACAGAATGGGTTTGCACAATTAACGTAACGATCACATGGTGTACCATCAAAGTGATCTTTTGAAATCACTGTTGGGTTAACATGGTTAATTGGCACTGAGATACGGTCATCAAAGACGTACATAGCACCTTCCCAAAGGTCACCCTGCACTTCTGGATCTTTACCATAAGTAGCAATTCCTCCGTGAAGTTGACCCACGTCCTTGAAGCCTTCACGAACCATCCAACCAGAGAATTTCTCACAACGAACCCCACCGGTACAGTAAACAACAACACGTTTTTCCATAAATTTTTCTTTGTTGTCGCGTACCCATTGTGGCAATTCGCGGAAATTACGGATATCTGGACGAACGGCACCTTTGAAATGACCAAGGTCATACTCGTAGTCGTTACGAGTATCCAAAACGATAGTATCTTCGTCAAGAAGAGCTTCTCTGAATTGTTTTGGATTGAGGTATTCACCAGTTGTTTCAAGTGGGTTGATATCTCTATCAAAATCGTTATCTTCTAGACCAAGGTGAACAATTTCTTTTTTATAACGAACAAACATCTTGCGAAAAGCTTGCTCTTCTTCTTCATCAATCTTGAACCATAGGTCAGCAAATCGCTCATCGCTGTGTACCCAGTCCATGTATTTTTGAGTTGTTTCATAGTCGCCAGAAACCGTACCGTTAATCCCTTCATCGGCAATCAAGATACGACCTTTAAGGCCAATTGATTTACAAAATTCCAAGTGTTTTTTAGCGTATTCTTCCGCATTTTCAATTGGAACGTACTTGTAGTACAACAAAACTCTAATTTTTTCTGACATAATAGTCTCCTTTAATCGCCTTTGCAATAGGCGTTATTCTCTTTTATTTTAACGCTCTTTTTAAGGATTTTCAAAAGATATGACTTCCAAAATCACCAAAAGAGACAAGTATGACTATCATTTGATAAACTAAAGTAAAGGAGGCAACATGACATACGAATTTTGCTTAGAATATGGAACCTATCCTTTAAAGAATGTGCTAGCTGACCTTGATGAGGGAAATGAAGCACCTGACTTTATCAAGGGAAATACAGATTTAGTGGAAAAACTAGACCGTCTCAACAACCACTTTCACCAACTCTTTCTCGTTATCGAATCTCAATTCTTCTTTGTAGGACACGATAAACCAGAACTTTTAGCATTAGTTAAAAAAGAACATTCCGAAATAGTGACAATTTTAGAAAAAGACTACCCAAATGAAACTATTAAAATAGAACGATTTTATTGGGAATAAAAAACCAGGATTTCTCCTGGTTTTTTGCGTTTATTCTTATTTGATGTATTGTGACTCAAGGCCTTCTGCTTCTAAGAATTCACGGAATGGTACCAATTCTTCAGCTTCGTATTTAGCTTTGAAGTCAGCGATTTCTTGTTCTGAGAAGAGTTTTGAATCCAAGGTCATCACTGGAGCTTCTACTGGGATTGGACGATCTTGTGTGATGCGAGCATCAATGACAATAGTACGACCAGCTTTGTTAAGCTCAACA
The sequence above is drawn from the Streptococcus pluranimalium genome and encodes:
- a CDS encoding DUF3042 family protein; its protein translation is MSKKFDFAKGLATGVIATVATVAGAAFAVKKTIIEPEEKKEAFIEENRKKAARRRVAR
- a CDS encoding TDT family transporter; translation: MKLEKAPLATAGLVLGLLGLGNLLSDVSLVFTASCGILALVTLLYLIYSMMTDPQSVKNQISNPLVSSVFTTFFMSGFLGTVYLKNFFGENPFIATLIGPLWLLCFFGIVSHMLIFSLKYLKNFSLDSVFPSWTVLYIGVAIAGLTSPVSGQFVVGKITIIYGFVATCLVLPIIFKRLKKNPLKAPFKPNAATICAPFSLVAAAYAVTFSNPNPLIMGILLILSQVFYSYILWFLPRLLKRPFSPVFSAFTFPLVISATALKNGMRVLGLTGAWQWLLWGEVLVASVIVLGVFLEYLKFFFKK
- the trhO gene encoding oxygen-dependent tRNA uridine(34) hydroxylase TrhO, which encodes MSEKIRVLLYYKYVPIENAEEYAKKHLEFCKSIGLKGRILIADEGINGTVSGDYETTQKYMDWVHSDERFADLWFKIDEEEEQAFRKMFVRYKKEIVHLGLEDNDFDRDINPLETTGEYLNPKQFREALLDEDTIVLDTRNDYEYDLGHFKGAVRPDIRNFRELPQWVRDNKEKFMEKRVVVYCTGGVRCEKFSGWMVREGFKDVGQLHGGIATYGKDPEVQGDLWEGAMYVFDDRISVPINHVNPTVISKDHFDGTPCDRYVNCANPFCNKQIFASEENEAKYVRGCSAECRAHERNRYVQENGLTRDEWQARLEAIGESLPEYVKA